From Paenibacillus polymyxa, the proteins below share one genomic window:
- a CDS encoding DUF1700 domain-containing protein, which translates to MNRKQFLTEVEQRLSPLPAEVRHELLSDLSQHFDYGLANGKSETEIAHELGNPEDIAREALDVPNVGWNASPPLRQGSFARNLFTFLGLLFLNLLISIPILATLWAVWASLTAVAVSFAAAPLLAVTDYALNSTFYPTKFFFSITLTGMGLLLLPGVRYLLLLMVKGTVRYWKWNQTTLRGAY; encoded by the coding sequence ATGAATAGAAAACAGTTTCTTACAGAGGTGGAGCAGCGCCTATCTCCTCTCCCTGCAGAGGTACGCCATGAGTTGCTTAGTGATTTGAGCCAGCATTTTGACTACGGCTTGGCCAATGGAAAAAGCGAAACTGAAATTGCCCATGAGTTGGGGAACCCAGAGGATATTGCCCGAGAAGCATTGGATGTTCCCAATGTAGGCTGGAACGCTTCCCCTCCACTTCGCCAAGGAAGCTTCGCACGCAATCTTTTTACTTTCTTAGGGCTGCTGTTTCTCAACTTGTTGATCTCCATCCCGATTCTAGCTACCCTATGGGCGGTATGGGCTTCATTAACCGCAGTGGCGGTCAGTTTCGCTGCAGCCCCTCTACTCGCCGTCACTGATTATGCGCTCAACAGCACCTTTTACCCAACCAAATTCTTCTTCTCCATCACGTTAACAGGTATGGGGCTATTGCTGCTGCCTGGGGTACGTTATCTCCTACTCCTTATGGTAAAGGGCACAGTGCGATACTGGAAATGGAATCAGACTACCCTGAGGGGAGCTTACTAA
- a CDS encoding PadR family transcriptional regulator gives MNVNIQFKKGVLELCVLVLIGRRDRYGYELAQAVSRHIEVAEGALYPLLRRLVSEGYCTTYLQESTEGPPRKYYRLTDTGSHYTRLLTREWNDFVHHVASLLKEGDPDE, from the coding sequence GTGAATGTGAACATCCAATTCAAAAAAGGGGTACTGGAACTATGCGTTCTAGTTCTAATTGGACGTAGAGACCGCTATGGCTACGAATTGGCTCAAGCCGTCTCCCGTCATATCGAAGTAGCAGAGGGAGCCCTATATCCACTGCTTCGCCGTCTGGTATCAGAGGGATACTGCACGACGTATTTACAGGAATCGACCGAGGGTCCGCCCCGTAAATATTATCGGCTAACCGATACCGGTAGCCATTATACAAGACTACTTACACGGGAATGGAATGATTTTGTCCATCATGTCGCAAGCCTACTGAAGGAAGGAGATCCTGATGAATAG
- a CDS encoding DUF6985 domain-containing protein: MDWKHWYRELEQDDETWDVSEEVVLRGVVHLDFCGHPSEVEVEFIVGADSEEQAQAIEEPTEPQRKTWEKYMACSSAIHPQVLESIYQHYVDIVEKYRKAYSSWGEDPNEYAPYVERPEQLLDRMQLISILISDSSEKDELYLNFNCSWDREHGLGIHLKQLKIEHIQGLYTLYDLE; the protein is encoded by the coding sequence ATGGACTGGAAGCACTGGTATAGGGAATTGGAACAGGATGATGAGACTTGGGATGTGTCGGAGGAGGTTGTACTGCGTGGTGTGGTACATCTTGATTTTTGCGGGCATCCGTCGGAGGTAGAAGTCGAATTTATCGTGGGAGCCGACTCTGAAGAACAGGCACAGGCTATAGAAGAACCTACGGAACCTCAGAGAAAGACATGGGAGAAGTATATGGCATGTTCGTCAGCGATCCATCCTCAAGTATTGGAGTCCATATACCAACATTATGTAGACATCGTGGAAAAGTATCGGAAGGCATACAGCTCATGGGGAGAGGACCCTAATGAATATGCGCCTTATGTGGAGCGACCAGAGCAATTGCTGGATCGAATGCAGCTTATATCTATACTGATTTCCGACTCATCGGAAAAGGATGAACTATATTTGAATTTTAATTGTTCCTGGGATCGAGAGCATGGCTTAGGTATACATCTGAAGCAGCTAAAAATCGAGCATATTCAAGGTTTATATACATTATATGACTTGGAATAA